The genomic DNA GCGGAAGTAATCGTGATTCCGCGCTCTTGTTCTTGTTCCATCCAGTCCATTGTCGCAGCGCCTTCGTGAACTTCACCGATTTTATGCGTACGTCCTGTGTAGAACAAGATCCGCTCTGTTGTTGTGGTTTTACCCGCGTCAATATGAGCCATGATCCCGATATTACGTGTATTCGTCAAGGAGAACTCTCTTGCCATGAAATGGGTCTCCCTTCAAAATTGAAGTTATTTTTTTGAGCTGAATCCTACCAGCGATAGTGAGCAAACGCTTTGTTCGCTTCAGCCATTTTGTGCGTATCTTCGCGTTTCTTCACGGAAGCGCCTGTGTTGTTGGAAGCGTCGATAATCTCAGCTGCCAAACGCTCTTCCATCGTTTTCTCGCCGCGGTTGCGGGAGTAGTTTACGAGCCAACGTAAACCCAGGGAAGTACGTCTTTCTGGTTTTACCTCGATTGGTACTTGGTAGTTGGCACCGCCGACACGGCGTGCTTTAACTTCCAGGACTGGCATGATATTCTTAATAGCTGCTTCAAAAACTTCCATCGGGTCATTCCCCGTACGTTCTTGGATAAGCTTGAACGCATTGTACAGAATGCTTTGAGCAACGCCTCGTTTTCCGTCGAGCATGATGCGGTTGATCAGGCGGGTAACCAACTTGCTGTTATATACCGGATCTGGCAACACGTCTCTTTT from Paenibacillus sp. FSL R10-2782 includes the following:
- the rpsG gene encoding 30S ribosomal protein S7, translating into MPRKGPVTKRDVLPDPVYNSKLVTRLINRIMLDGKRGVAQSILYNAFKLIQERTGNDPMEVFEAAIKNIMPVLEVKARRVGGANYQVPIEVKPERRTSLGLRWLVNYSRNRGEKTMEERLAAEIIDASNNTGASVKKREDTHKMAEANKAFAHYRW